In the genome of Streptomyces fagopyri, the window CGTCGTGCAGTGCGCGCAGCGCGCCATGTGCGCGTCCAGGTCGGAACTGAAGCGGGGGTTGTCGGGTCGCAGCGACTCCTCGATCAGCCGCCGGAAGTCCCCGCAGGCAGGGTCGTCGGAGGCGGCCAGCCGCGCCTTCAGACAGGCCTGGCCCAGGGCCTGGAGCGCCTGCCGCGTGCCGTACGTCACGTCCTCACGGGTGAGGCCGAGCAGTACCGCCGTCCGCTCCCCGGGCTCCCGCTCCACCAGTCCGTACCAGATCAGGCCCTGGGCACGGGACGGGAGGGAGTGGAACGCCGGGAGCATCCGCGGGACGGGACCCTCGGGGCCCGCCGTGTTCAGGACCAGGAGCAGCCCGGAGTCGAGGCCGGCGGCCCGCTCGTCGGCGGCCCAGGACGCGGCCACCCGTGAGGTCAGCAGGAGGAGCCGGTGCCGCCACGGGACGCCGGGGTCGCTGCCGCGGGCCGTCTCCCGGGCCGCGAGGGTGAAGGCCTGCGCCGCGAGCTGGCGTGCCACGGACTCGCTCGTGGTGCACAGGCGGGCGTAGGCGAGGACCGACGCGCGGTGGCGGCCGCGGAGTTCCTGCAGTGCCGGGTACGCGGTGGGGGTGGCGGCGCGCAGCAGCTCGGTCAGACGCGCGTCGGGCGTCTGCGCGTGGACGCCGCCGCCCTCGGCCCCGGTCTCGTCGTCCTTGCCGGCCGGATCGCCCTGAGCCATCCCTCCGCCTCCTCGTCCCCCGCGCGGTCGCTCGCCCCGTGCTGACGTACCGGCCAGTTTGGGGTGCCCACAGTGACAGGGGTGACCCCCTGGGGAAAGGGGTGGAGATGAGGTTTCCCCGGGTAACTTCCGCCGGGGACGGGGAACCGCGCGGTGGGAACCGGATGAAGCGGAGAGAAGCGGCCCGGCGCCGTCAGGGCCGGACCGCTTTCCGCCGGGACCACGCGGGGGAGTTCCCGTACCGCTCGTGGGGGTGGCGGGAGTGCGTGGGGGAGTTCTGGGACCGCTCGTGTGCGTGTGGGGGGAGGGTCCCCGTCACTCCTCGACCGTCAGGCCCTTGCGCAGCCGCACCAGCGTCCGCGACAGCAGCCGTGACACGTGCATCTGCGAGATGCCGAGTTCGTCGCCGATCTCGGACTGGGTCATGTTGGCGACGAAGCGCAGCGACAGGATCTGCCGGTCGCGCGGCGGCAGGCCGGCGATCAGGGGCTTGAGGGACTCCACGTACTCGATGCCCTCGAGCCCGTGGTCCTCGTAGCCGATGCGGTCCGCGAGCGCGCCCTCGGAGTCGTCCTCCTCGGGCTGGGCGTCCAGCGAGCTCGCCGTGTAGGCGTTCGAGGCGGCCATGCCCTCGACGACCTCGTCGTCGGTGATGCCCAGGCGCTCCGCCAACTCGCCCACGGTGGGTGACCGGTCGAGCCGCTGGGCGAGTTCGTCGCCCGCCTTGGCCAGGTCGAGCCGGAGTTCCTGCAGCCTGCGCGGCACGCGCACGGACCAGGAGGTGTCGCGGAAGAAGCGCTTGATCTCGCCGATGATGGTCGGCATGGCGAAGGTGGGGAATTCGACGCCGCGGCTCAGCTCGAAGCGGTCGATCGCCTTGATCAGGCCGATCGTGCCGACCTGGATGATGTCCTCCATCGGCTCGCTGCGGGAGCGGAAGCGGGAGGCGGCGAACTTCACCAGCGCGAGGTTGAGTTCGACGAGCGTGTTGCGGACGTACGAGTAGTCGTGGGTGCCCTCTTCGAGGGACTCCAGGCGCTCGAAGAGCGTCTTGGACAGGGCTCGTGCGTCCACCGGCCCCACCTCGTCGTACGGGGGGATCTCCGGAAGCCCTTCCAGACCCGCGAGGTCCGCGCCGTGGCCGGCGGGATCGTGGTCCGGGTGTTCCGTAGAGGGTGCCGACGTCGCCCTCTGGGTCTGCGATGCGTCGAGCCGGGGTGACATGGTGTCCTCCATCGTTCTCGGCATATGGCCGCCGATGCCAATACGTGCACTGCGGTGTGCGGCGCCTCCGTGGCCGGCCGTGGCGAATAGCTGTCCCTACTAGCCCTACCCGCTTTCGCGTATCCGTCGCAAGTGCCTTTCCTTGCTAAATGTCCGTTTTCGGGGGGTTGTTCGGGTGTCGGAGATCGTGGGGAAGGCGTAGTGTTCGAGTGTGTAACCAGGACTCACGACACTCGGGAGAGAGACGGCATGGACCGCGGGACAGTCGGCAGCGCACAGTCTGGCCGGCTTCTTGTCGAGGTGCGGGAAGAGGGCTCCAGTGCCGTCGTGACCCCCGCGGGTGAGTTGGATCACCACACGGCCGAATTGTTGCGTGAGCCACTCGAAGCCTGTCTCGAAAAGGGATACTCCCGGCTCGTCGTCGACTGTTCACGGCTCGAGTTCTGCGACTCCACCGGACTCAACGTACTGCTCGGCGCCCGGCTCAAGGCCGAGGCCGCGGGCGGCGGGGTCCATCTGGCGGGGATGCTGCCGGTGGTGGCGCGGGTCTTCGAGATCACCGGGGCGGAGGCCGTCTTCACCGTTCACGAGACGCTCGATGCGGCGCTGGCCGACTAGGCGGGGCGTTCGGGCGCCGCTCCACGGCGCCCCGGCCCCCTCGGACGGCCGCCGCGTCACGGCCGTCACACATTCCCGGCCGGGCGGAGGGGTGTTCCGGCGCGACAGTCGGGCAGGAGACATTCTGACCGTGTCGGCGACAATCGGTGGGAACGTCGGAGAGAAGCGCTGCAGATATTCGTCCCGGGGATCCTGGACGCGGAAGTGTCCGGATGTCCTGAGTGCGGAAACCCCTGGTGTGCGTACTACATGCTGAGTAGTGAGTCTTGAATCGTGATACTGGTGAATCGGTGAGGTGAAGCGCTGATGAGCACCACCCGGCCCTACTCGCCGGGCGACCGCGGCCCCGAGTCGGGCGACGGCGGCGCTTCCGGGGTGTCGGGAGACGGCGTGAGCGTGTCCGGGCGCCCGGTGGCCCCGACCGCCGACGGCGTGTCCGTGACGGTGTCCGCCGGCGACGCGGGCGTCCTGTCCGCCGGCCGGTCCGCCCGCAGGCTGAGTTTCGCGGGCGAGAGCGGCGTCGTGCCGCTCGCCCGCGACTTCGCCCGTCAGGCGCTGCACGCGTGGGGCTGGCTGCCCGCCGCGGGAGCCGACCGGCGAGCCGCCGCCGAGGACGTCCTGCTGGTCGTCTCCGAGCTGGTCACCAACGCCTGCCTGCACGCGGAAGGTCCGGAGGAACTCCGGATCAGCTGCGACAACAAGGTGCTGCGCGTCGAGGTCTCCGACCGGGGCGCCGGGCAGCCCGCCCCGCGCACCCCGCACCGCGCCGGACGGCCCGGCGGTCACGGCATGTTCATCGTGCAGCGACTGTGCCTGGACTGGGGAGTCGTCCGTGCTCCCGGCGTCGCCGGCAAGACCGTATGGGCGGAACTCGGCGCACCTGCCTGACGCCCACCTGGAGTTACCCGCGGTCATCACGCTTCACCGCACGCTGCCGCACGCGCGTCGGATCTGCACAGATCCGGCGCGCGCTTTGTCTTCCCTCCACAAGGCCCCGGGCGTACCTTGACGGCCGATCTGATGTTCCGTCAGAAATCTGTCGGGAGTGAGGGGCAGGCCGTGCCGAACCGGACGTACCAGAAACGAACCGCCGCGTTCGCGCTCGCCGCGGCCCTGGCCGGCTCGGCGGTGCTGACGGCCGCCCCCGCCGCCGAGGCCGCCGTGGTGAACGTCAACTACCAGTGCAAGACACCGATCGGCGACAAGAGCGCCGTGTCGCCCATCGACATCAAGGGCGTCAGGAGCGGCAGCGCCTACAAGCTCACCATGTCCTGGCAGAAGGGCGTCTCGTCCAGCCCGGTCGAGCTGGGCAAGGGCGCGATGAGCCCGAGCGCGGTCATCAGGGTGGGCGGCGCCGACAGCGGCACGGTCGCGGTGAGCGGCCCGGCCAACGCGGCCGCGATCCCCGCCAACACCCCCATCAAGATCAGTGACCTGAGCGGGACGTACACCCCGTCCAAGAGCGGCAAGGTCACCTTCACGGCGGGCGTGCTGACCATCAAGGCGCTCGGTACGACGACCACCTGCACGCCCACCGACAATCCGGGGCCCTCGCTGACCCTCGACGTCACGGCCGCGGGCGGCGGGTCCGGATCGGGCGGGTCCGGCGGGTCCGGCGGGTCCGGCGGGTCGGGTTCGCAGACCGGCTCCGACTCCGGCGGGCAGCTCCCGCAGACCGGCCCGGCCGACTCGGCGCTCGCCCTCGGCACGCTCGGCGGCACCGTGCTCCTCGCGGGCGCCGCGGGCGCGCTGTGGCTGACGCGCCGGCACCAGGCGGCACGCCGCTGACGCGTTGACCCGTACGACGACCAGGAGCCGCCGATGCCGTACGCCCGTGTTCTGTGCTGTGCCGTCGGCGCGCTGCTGTCGCTGACCGCACCTCCGGCCGCCGCGGCGGAGGACGACTGGTCCGTCGTGCCGTCCGCGGGCACGGGCACCGCACGGCCGTACGTCTACGCGGAGGGAACGCCCGGCACGGTCCTCCAGGACACCGTGTCCGTGCTCAACCCGGCGGCGAGGCCGCTGACGGTCCGGCTGCGCGGCGCGGACGCCGACAGCACCGCGCGCGGCGGCTTCACCGTCCGTACCACCGGCAGGGCCACGGACACGGGCGCCTGGATCGCCTTCGCCGAGGAACGCGGGGGACACCGGGAGCCGGCCGGCGCGGTGTCCGTGCGGATACCCGCCCGCACCCGCGCCGACGTGCCGTTCAGCGTGAGCGTTCCGCCGGGCGCGACGCCCGGCGACCATCCGGGAGCGATCGTCGCGAGCGCCGGCGGCCGCTCCGCGGCGGTGCGGGTACGGCTCCGGGTCGGCGGACCGGCACTGCCGGCGCTCACGGTCGAGCACGTCACCTACCACGGCGGACGCGTCTCCTACGAGCTGGTCAACCGCGGCAACACCGTGCTCGGCCCGAGGCTCGCGGTACGCGCGGACGGTGTCCTCGGCAGGGTCCTCGACCGTCCCCCGAGAGCCCTGCCCGTCGAGCTCCCGCCGGGCCGCCGCGTGACGCTCACCGAACCGTGGCGCGACCCGCCGGCACTGGACGCGGTCGACGTACGGCTCACGGTGACGGCGGCGGGCGGGGCGCGCGCCACCGCCTCCACGCCGGTGCGGTTCGTGCCCTGGGGCGCGGTGGCGGGCGCCGGGTGCGGTCTCGTGGCGGTCGCCGCGCTCCTCGTCCTACGGCGGCGCGGGCGCGGTACGAGGGACGACAGGGCGTGCGCCTCGGCGCGTACGGAAGCGGAGTGGACGGGAGCGGTGTCGTGAGCTTCGTCGGTGACAGGGCATGCGCGGCGGTGCGGGCGGCGGCGGTCGCGCTGCTCCTGGTCCCCCTGACAGGGACGGCCGCCGTGTCCGTCGCGGCCGCCGCGCCCCCCGTGCCGGCCGGATCGGTCGTGTCGGCGGTGTCCGTCGTGTCCGCGGCCGGGAAACCGGGGGTGGAACTGTCCACCTCCGAGGCGGGGACGGGTGGTTCGGTCACCGTGACCGGCAGCGGATGGCGGCCGAGGACGCTGCTGATGATGCTGGTCTGCGGGCAGTCCGTGCCGTCCCGCGGGGTGATCGGCGGCACCAACTCCTGCGCCAACGCGGAGGGCCGGGCCGTCACGACCGACGCGCAGGGGAACTTCGAGAGGAAACTGCCGGTCACCGAGCCGCCCAAGCCGTGTCCGTGCGTCGTCCACGTCGCCACGGTCACCGGTGAACAGGCGGCGGTCGACACCGTTTTCATGGTCGCGGGCCACCCGGTCGAACCGCTGCCGAAGGAGTCGGGCGGCGGACGGCTCTCGGTGCTCACCGACACCCGGCTGGACGGCTCCGGCGGACTGCTCACCTGGTTCGGCGCGCCACCCGCCCGGAAACTCGTCCTCACCGTCGGCAACGTCGGCACCGCCCCCGTCAAGGACCCCGTCTTCCAGGTCGGCACCTCGCACGGGGTGTTCGCGCCGCAGTGGGAGGAACAGCAGTGGCGCGGCACGGTCGCGCCCGGCAGGAAGGCGCTGATCAGCCTTCCGGTCGAGCTCGCGGCCGGGGCGCACGGCGACTACACGGTCTCGTTGAGGTACGACGGGAAGGTGCTCGCCGAACAGCCGTGGGGCGTGGGCCGCCCCTGGGGGGTGACGCTGTTCTGGATCCTGCTGGCCGTGGTCGTCCCGGCCGCGGTGTTCCGGATCGGGATGGCCGTGGTGGACCGGGTGCGGCCACGAGGGTCGGCGCGCCGCACCCGCCGTCACCGGGGCCTGCGGCCGGCCGGCGTCATCCTCCGGCTGCGACGGCGGGGCGGTACCCCCGCCCCGCCGTCCGTACCCGCGCCGGGATCCGTGCCGCGGGCGGCGAAGGCCGCTGCGGCCGGGAACCGCGCGCCGAAGACCTCCACGACCCCGACCCTGCCGTGGTTCACGCCGGACAGCGATCCGGGTGGCGCGGCGGACGGTCAGCTCTCCGCACCGCAAGGGAACAGTCCGACGACGAAGGGGAACACGTGAGTACGCGATGGAGAGTTGGGCCCGCGGGAAGGCGCGGAGGCGCCCCCCCGGCCGGTCGGAGCACGGTGTCCCGGAACGACCGGCGGGCGAGCGCGGCCGGTTTCGCGCTGATGCTGGCCGGCGCGGGCCTTCTGGTGGGAGTGACGGCGGGCCCCGCACAGGCCGCCGCGGTGTCCTACGCGACCCGATGCGTTCCGCCCGCGGCCTCCGGCCTCGACCCCGTCGAGGGCACCACCGAGGTGCGGATCACCGCGCCCGCGACGGCGAGCGTGGGCGACGAGGTCGAGGTGGTCTGGAAGTTCACGCAGGCCGCGTCGAAGAACCCCGACCTCATCGACCTCCCGGCCGACTCGGTCCAGCCGAGCGGCACCCTCAAGGCGGCCGGCGCGCAGACCGCGGACCTGGCGATGCGGGGACCCCGTGAGAACCCGGCCATACCCAAGGGCGGGGCCATGGTGCTCTCCGACATGAAGGGGACCCTGAAGCTGACGGCGCCCGGCACGGTCACACTGACACCGGACGCCTACAGCATCAACGCCTTCTCGACGGACACGAAGTGCGCACCGACCGAGACGGTCGGACAGGCGGCGACGATCGAGGTGACGGGGTCCTCGGCGACGCCGACGACGACACCCTCGGTGACACCGACGACGACGCCCTCGGCCACTCCCTCCGGCACGGCGTCGACAGGGCCCACCGGATCGGCGTCGGCGAGCCCGAGCGACAGCGGGGGACAGACCGACTTCACCGGCAAGGAGGTCTCGGTCGCCTACGCGTGCAAGACGCCGATCGGGGACAAGAACGCCACCTCTCCCGTGCAGATCGACGCGAAGAAGAACGGCGGGAGCTTCGATCTCACGGTCCGGTTCGAGAAGTCCGTGATGGACAGCCCGGCCGACATCCCCGCGGACTCGGTCAAGCCGTCGATGGAGGTGGTCCTGGGCGGTGCGGACAAGGGCACGGTCCATGTCGAGGGGCCGGCCAACGCCCAGCCGATCAAGTCCGGCGACCCGATCGAGGTTCCCGATCTCACGGGCACGTACAAGCCCGGCGCGAGCGGGGAGTCCACCCTGGCGCCCGGTGTGCTGACGGTGAAGGCCCTCGGCACCACGACGACCTGCACCCCGGCGACGTCGGAGGTCTCGCTGACCCTGGACACCACGCGGCAGGAGGGCGGGGCGTCGGGCGGCGGAGGGTCCTCCTCCACGTCCGGTGGCACCTCGTCCGGGTCCACGTCGACGTCCGGCGGCCTCGCGGAGACGGGCTCCGACACCCACGGCTCGCTCAGGGCGCTGGGACTGGTCGCGGGAACGGTGATCCTGCTCGGCGGAGCGGTCTTCACGTTCCTGCCCCGCCGCCACCCGCACTGAGCGTCCCCGCACCGAGCGTCCCCGCGCGGTGCGCGCGAACGCCGGAGGGCCACCGCGCCGATGTGGTGCGGTGGCCCTCCGGGCGCAAGGTGTCGACTCGGGGAAGTCCCTGCGGGGTTACGTCAGTTGACGTCGCCCATCAGTTCCTTGACCCGCTTGCGGTACATCCAGACCGCGATACCGGCGACCACGGCGAGCGTGGCCTCCAGGGCGACGATGCCGGTCTTGTTGAGGTCGACCTCGGCGATGGAGAGGATGCCGGTCGTGGCGTCACCGGCGGTGACCGCCAGGAACCAGACACCCATCATCTGGGAGGCGTACTTCGCGGGAGCCATCTTCGTCGTGACCGACAGACCCACCGGAGAGAGCGTCAGCTCGCCGACGGTCTGTACGAAGTAGATCGCCACCAGCCACATCGCCGCCGCCTTGTGACCGCCCTCGGCGATCGTCAGCGGGGCCAGGAAGAGGAAGAACGACGCGCCGACCAGGATCAGACCCGAGGCGAACTTCGTGGCCGTGCTCGGCTCCTTGCCGCGCTTGTTCAGCGCCAGCCACGCCCAGGCGAAGACCGGGGCCAGCGCCATGATCATGACCGGGTTGACCGACTGGTACCAGGAGACCGGGAAGTCCCACCCGAAGATGGTGTTCTTGGCGGACGAGTCGGCGAAGATCGACATGGTCGAGCCGCCCTGGTCGTAGATCATCCAGAAGACGGCCGCGGCGACGAAGAACCAGATGTACGCGGACATCTTCGACTGCTCGGCGCGGTTCAGGCTCTTGTCCCGCTTGATGCGGCCGATGACCAGGACCGGGATGACCAGACCGGCGACCGTGATCGGGACCAGCAGCCAGTTCAGCGTGTAGTGGCCCGAGAAGCCGACGATCGCGTAGAAGACGACGGCGACGGCCGCCCAGAACGCCGACTTGCGCAGCGTCGCGGACTTCTCCTCGGCCGACAGGGGTGTGGGGACCTCCTGCGAGCGGGGGCTCAGGTGCCGGCCGCCGAGCAGGTACTGGGCCAGACCCAGGGCCATGCCGAGCGCGGCGA includes:
- a CDS encoding RNA polymerase sigma factor SigF; this encodes MSPRLDASQTQRATSAPSTEHPDHDPAGHGADLAGLEGLPEIPPYDEVGPVDARALSKTLFERLESLEEGTHDYSYVRNTLVELNLALVKFAASRFRSRSEPMEDIIQVGTIGLIKAIDRFELSRGVEFPTFAMPTIIGEIKRFFRDTSWSVRVPRRLQELRLDLAKAGDELAQRLDRSPTVGELAERLGITDDEVVEGMAASNAYTASSLDAQPEEDDSEGALADRIGYEDHGLEGIEYVESLKPLIAGLPPRDRQILSLRFVANMTQSEIGDELGISQMHVSRLLSRTLVRLRKGLTVEE
- a CDS encoding STAS domain-containing protein, producing the protein MDRGTVGSAQSGRLLVEVREEGSSAVVTPAGELDHHTAELLREPLEACLEKGYSRLVVDCSRLEFCDSTGLNVLLGARLKAEAAGGGVHLAGMLPVVARVFEITGAEAVFTVHETLDAALAD
- a CDS encoding ATP-binding protein; amino-acid sequence: MSTTRPYSPGDRGPESGDGGASGVSGDGVSVSGRPVAPTADGVSVTVSAGDAGVLSAGRSARRLSFAGESGVVPLARDFARQALHAWGWLPAAGADRRAAAEDVLLVVSELVTNACLHAEGPEELRISCDNKVLRVEVSDRGAGQPAPRTPHRAGRPGGHGMFIVQRLCLDWGVVRAPGVAGKTVWAELGAPA
- a CDS encoding LPXTG cell wall anchor domain-containing protein, with the protein product MFRQKSVGSEGQAVPNRTYQKRTAAFALAAALAGSAVLTAAPAAEAAVVNVNYQCKTPIGDKSAVSPIDIKGVRSGSAYKLTMSWQKGVSSSPVELGKGAMSPSAVIRVGGADSGTVAVSGPANAAAIPANTPIKISDLSGTYTPSKSGKVTFTAGVLTIKALGTTTTCTPTDNPGPSLTLDVTAAGGGSGSGGSGGSGGSGGSGSQTGSDSGGQLPQTGPADSALALGTLGGTVLLAGAAGALWLTRRHQAARR
- a CDS encoding COG1470 family protein; this translates as MPYARVLCCAVGALLSLTAPPAAAAEDDWSVVPSAGTGTARPYVYAEGTPGTVLQDTVSVLNPAARPLTVRLRGADADSTARGGFTVRTTGRATDTGAWIAFAEERGGHREPAGAVSVRIPARTRADVPFSVSVPPGATPGDHPGAIVASAGGRSAAVRVRLRVGGPALPALTVEHVTYHGGRVSYELVNRGNTVLGPRLAVRADGVLGRVLDRPPRALPVELPPGRRVTLTEPWRDPPALDAVDVRLTVTAAGGARATASTPVRFVPWGAVAGAGCGLVAVAALLVLRRRGRGTRDDRACASARTEAEWTGAVS
- a CDS encoding oligopeptide:H+ symporter, translating into MASSLTKDSVSPGTPGSEKTFFGHPRGLATLFMTEMWERFSYYGMKALLPLYLVAPGGLHMSAASATAIYSVYLSLVYLLALPGGWFADRVLGPRKTVAVAGLIIMLGHLTLALPTSGTFFAGLGLVAIGSGLLKANISTMVGHLYDGPDDPRRDGGFTLFYIGINLGAFIAPLVIGTVGENVNWHLGFALAALGMALGLAQYLLGGRHLSPRSQEVPTPLSAEEKSATLRKSAFWAAVAVVFYAIVGFSGHYTLNWLLVPITVAGLVIPVLVIGRIKRDKSLNRAEQSKMSAYIWFFVAAAVFWMIYDQGGSTMSIFADSSAKNTIFGWDFPVSWYQSVNPVMIMALAPVFAWAWLALNKRGKEPSTATKFASGLILVGASFFLFLAPLTIAEGGHKAAAMWLVAIYFVQTVGELTLSPVGLSVTTKMAPAKYASQMMGVWFLAVTAGDATTGILSIAEVDLNKTGIVALEATLAVVAGIAVWMYRKRVKELMGDVN